Proteins encoded within one genomic window of Spirulina major PCC 6313:
- a CDS encoding putative PEP-binding protein encodes MHIVWLDRSSVLGREEVGDVAAALSRLAHEGERIAPAMVIAVDGWTDCLGAVSEQEPLLLGLLDGSLHFDSRQYQVVRHIAQKVRQQIQGWEVTPQWLMTLGEGLAGLGCGVVRVLPSLVYGEHCGVAVEQMLRSPWCLNHPRLVQRTIQAVWSEVFAARNLLYWHRQGVAIAQLRLGVIIQAAPPTAMTGTLTLTDQQWQLEVIHGVPDVTLGYGVGAEVYGGSGEKETTWSPSQQKRAWLIASVPTVPVCVQDVLCPAMAEGQPLLSPQHRDTLVAIAHRLRQQGHNHCRLTWMMPDGFITITGYTPYPPIGRPDSHPIHSTGVDPKALVTGICASSGSVYAPVFCIDHEDLLPQTFPDGAIWVAATMAMAWLPHLHRAGGLVLEQPQMTSHGALVARELGIPALVGVPQALQRLATVSQAWLDSDRHGIFLNALAPIPQDTPPIAPAPGSTQTQVWLNLNQPHLLHRWADLPIDGVGLIRSELMMLSLFHSHHGGPAALDPDSIQRWLDRPEQLIRQWVAWLRPVVAAMAPRPVFYRSTDWRSLEFPPLPHLPTVGVNPLLGLRGTAVYAHNSQLFDIELQAIHTLQQDYGNVRIILPFVRSVAEFQAARDRLLKVGLCDHPQFELWLMAEVPSILFQLADYQAAGAQGVAIGPRDLGQLLLGYEADAMALSLPPLTDHPAVWSAIEFLILTAHRLRLPVSLCSSTLNLQPHQLKRLVAAGLTAISVERDAIAPIRRHLLHLEQTLHHPPFPSP; translated from the coding sequence ATGCATATCGTTTGGTTGGATCGTTCTTCTGTTTTGGGTCGTGAAGAGGTGGGTGATGTTGCCGCAGCCTTGAGTCGGTTGGCCCATGAGGGTGAGCGGATTGCCCCGGCGATGGTGATTGCGGTGGATGGGTGGACGGATTGCTTGGGGGCGGTCAGTGAGCAGGAGCCGTTGTTGTTGGGGTTGTTGGATGGGTCGCTGCATTTTGATAGTCGTCAATATCAGGTGGTGCGTCATATTGCCCAGAAGGTGCGTCAACAGATCCAAGGGTGGGAGGTAACGCCCCAGTGGTTGATGACCTTGGGGGAAGGGTTGGCGGGGTTGGGCTGTGGGGTGGTGCGGGTGCTGCCGTCGCTGGTCTATGGGGAGCATTGCGGGGTGGCGGTGGAACAGATGCTGCGATCGCCCTGGTGTTTGAACCATCCGAGGCTGGTACAACGAACCATACAAGCAGTGTGGAGTGAGGTATTTGCGGCGCGAAATTTGCTCTATTGGCATCGTCAAGGGGTGGCGATCGCACAATTGCGCCTGGGCGTGATCATCCAAGCCGCTCCACCAACGGCCATGACGGGAACCCTAACCCTCACGGATCAGCAATGGCAGCTTGAGGTGATCCATGGCGTGCCCGATGTGACCTTGGGCTATGGGGTGGGAGCAGAGGTGTACGGCGGCAGCGGGGAAAAGGAAACAACCTGGTCACCGAGCCAGCAAAAGCGGGCCTGGTTAATTGCCTCGGTTCCGACAGTGCCGGTGTGTGTCCAAGATGTGCTCTGTCCAGCAATGGCAGAGGGGCAACCCCTGCTATCCCCACAGCATCGAGATACTTTAGTCGCGATCGCCCACCGCCTGCGCCAACAGGGCCATAATCATTGTCGCCTCACCTGGATGATGCCCGATGGGTTTATCACCATAACCGGTTATACACCCTATCCCCCCATTGGTCGTCCGGACTCCCACCCAATCCACAGCACAGGCGTAGATCCCAAAGCCTTGGTCACGGGAATCTGTGCATCCTCCGGGTCTGTCTATGCTCCGGTGTTTTGCATTGATCACGAAGATCTCCTCCCTCAGACATTCCCCGATGGGGCGATTTGGGTGGCGGCAACGATGGCCATGGCCTGGTTACCCCATTTACATCGGGCAGGGGGGTTGGTGCTAGAGCAGCCGCAGATGACGAGTCATGGGGCGTTAGTGGCGCGGGAATTGGGAATTCCGGCCTTGGTGGGAGTTCCCCAGGCATTACAACGCTTGGCGACGGTATCTCAGGCCTGGTTAGACAGCGATCGCCACGGGATCTTTCTCAACGCCCTCGCCCCCATCCCCCAGGACACTCCCCCGATCGCCCCCGCCCCCGGCTCCACCCAAACCCAAGTTTGGCTCAACCTCAACCAGCCCCACCTCCTGCATCGCTGGGCGGACTTGCCCATTGATGGCGTGGGGTTGATTCGGTCTGAATTAATGATGTTGTCCCTCTTCCACAGCCATCATGGCGGCCCGGCCGCCCTCGATCCGGATTCAATTCAGCGTTGGCTCGATCGGCCGGAGCAATTGATCCGGCAGTGGGTGGCCTGGTTGCGTCCGGTGGTGGCGGCGATGGCTCCGCGCCCGGTGTTCTATCGCTCGACGGACTGGCGATCGCTGGAATTTCCCCCCTTACCCCATCTCCCCACGGTGGGGGTGAATCCCTTGCTGGGCCTGCGGGGAACCGCCGTCTATGCCCACAATAGCCAACTGTTTGACATTGAACTCCAAGCAATTCACACCCTGCAACAGGACTATGGTAATGTGCGCATAATTTTACCCTTTGTGCGCAGTGTCGCGGAATTCCAAGCGGCTCGCGATCGCCTGCTAAAAGTGGGACTGTGCGATCATCCCCAGTTTGAACTGTGGTTAATGGCAGAAGTCCCGTCGATCCTGTTCCAACTCGCTGACTATCAAGCCGCCGGGGCCCAGGGTGTGGCCATCGGGCCGCGGGATTTAGGGCAGTTGCTGTTGGGGTATGAGGCCGATGCTATGGCGCTGTCCCTGCCTCCGTTGACGGATCATCCGGCGGTGTGGAGTGCGATCGAATTCTTGATCCTGACGGCCCATCGTCTGCGGTTGCCGGTGTCCCTCTGTAGCTCAACATTAAATTTACAGCCACACCAGTTAAAACGCTTGGTGGCAGCGGGGTTAACGGCGATCTCCGTGGAACGGGATGCGATCGCCCCCATCCGCCGCCACCTGCTCCATCTCGAACAAACCCTCCATCACCCCCCGTTTCCGTCCCCCTAA
- a CDS encoding DUF1995 family protein, whose product MTIPTSLEDAIQQSKAATLTALESGCQRIQVDLVFPEIALQAQAIARQYTELFAHYGSGLKVLFADTGAAALARRDWGETEFRVNDLGSRFTPVTTKISDTDEIYLVVCPSSVEVEAVEKLCNATEGKPVVILIPQLESVATVGIGYAARQLRDRFLSTLETAYYIRPFEGGVVFRQFPSLWQVWLAAETEAEEGYELIAEEPQRPAGEGLERILLRHAQGNAEPGAVQPKKMGVLGSLQQLFRALSQ is encoded by the coding sequence ATGACGATTCCAACCTCTTTAGAAGACGCGATTCAACAGTCAAAAGCCGCGACCCTGACCGCCCTAGAGAGTGGCTGCCAAAGGATTCAGGTGGATCTGGTGTTTCCTGAAATTGCGCTCCAAGCCCAGGCGATCGCTCGCCAATATACAGAACTGTTTGCCCACTATGGCAGTGGTTTGAAGGTGCTGTTTGCCGATACGGGGGCGGCAGCGTTGGCCCGGCGAGATTGGGGCGAGACGGAGTTTCGGGTTAATGATCTGGGGAGCCGCTTCACCCCCGTGACGACCAAAATTAGCGATACTGATGAGATTTATCTGGTGGTATGTCCCTCGTCGGTGGAAGTGGAAGCGGTGGAAAAACTCTGCAACGCCACGGAGGGGAAGCCGGTGGTGATTTTGATTCCTCAGTTGGAAAGTGTGGCGACGGTGGGGATTGGTTATGCGGCGCGGCAGTTGCGCGATCGCTTCCTCAGCACCCTCGAAACCGCCTACTACATCCGACCCTTCGAGGGGGGCGTGGTGTTTCGGCAGTTTCCTAGCCTGTGGCAAGTGTGGCTAGCTGCTGAAACCGAGGCAGAGGAAGGGTATGAACTAATCGCAGAAGAACCCCAACGCCCCGCCGGAGAAGGCTTAGAGCGTATTCTTCTCCGCCATGCCCAAGGCAATGCCGAACCGGGGGCAGTGCAGCCGAAAAAAATGGGGGTGCTCGGCAGTTTGCAGCAACTGTTCCGGGCGTTGAGCCAATAG
- a CDS encoding thioredoxin family protein, which translates to MARTASTMLPLGTPAPDFALPDTVSDRVISLADFSDRHALLVMFICEHCPFVKQIQNQLAQLGRDYQDRPLGIVAISSNDVEHYPQDSPDRLKAMAESLGFTFPVCYDETQAVAHAYTAACTPDFFLFDRDRTLVYRGQLDDSRPGNDQPVTGADLRSAIDAVLSNQPVPPDQKPSIGCNIKWKPGNAPKL; encoded by the coding sequence ATGGCTCGTACCGCATCCACCATGCTCCCCCTTGGCACACCCGCTCCAGATTTTGCCCTCCCGGATACCGTTTCTGATCGGGTCATTTCCCTTGCCGATTTTAGCGATCGCCATGCCCTCTTAGTGATGTTCATTTGTGAACATTGCCCCTTCGTGAAGCAGATCCAAAACCAACTCGCCCAACTCGGCCGCGACTATCAGGATCGCCCCCTGGGTATTGTCGCCATTAGCTCCAACGATGTGGAACATTACCCCCAAGATTCCCCCGATCGCCTCAAAGCCATGGCCGAATCCCTAGGGTTCACCTTCCCGGTGTGTTACGACGAAACCCAAGCCGTCGCCCATGCCTATACCGCTGCTTGTACGCCGGACTTTTTCTTGTTTGATCGCGATCGCACCTTGGTCTATCGTGGTCAACTCGATGACAGTCGCCCCGGTAATGACCAGCCCGTCACAGGGGCAGATCTGCGCAGTGCGATCGATGCCGTCTTAAGTAATCAACCTGTCCCCCCCGATCAAAAACCGAGTATCGGCTGTAACATCAAGTGGAAACCCGGCAACGCACCGAAACTTTAA
- a CDS encoding salt stress protein, Slr1339 family has product MSSQTPGQPNHQPDDPAALLAELQAEFAQKQTPADPDELDLEGFARQQRRPAPPDEADATVADLLAEVQGEFRQRQGAKPSARELRSPTPPTDEVQALLADLQTEFSQKPLPPIELPTRKTSAATDGVITQMKREFEANRCPPPPDPKIDHLLDDLKGEFKQIDTAAQIKQQEAILREHRQREWERQQRRKAIAQKAAAWLKDLDPYSDEGLWFEEFAYNYPSKQDAAIDYLEALWTQP; this is encoded by the coding sequence GTGAGTTCACAAACGCCAGGACAACCCAATCATCAACCGGACGATCCCGCTGCTTTGTTGGCGGAATTGCAGGCGGAGTTTGCCCAAAAACAAACCCCGGCAGACCCGGATGAGCTTGATCTCGAAGGGTTTGCCCGGCAACAGCGTCGCCCTGCCCCCCCGGATGAAGCGGATGCAACGGTGGCGGATCTTTTAGCTGAAGTGCAAGGGGAGTTTCGCCAACGCCAAGGGGCTAAGCCGTCAGCACGTGAGCTGCGATCGCCAACTCCCCCCACCGATGAGGTGCAAGCCCTCCTCGCCGACTTGCAAACCGAATTTAGCCAGAAACCCTTACCCCCGATCGAACTACCCACCCGCAAAACCTCAGCGGCAACGGATGGCGTGATTACCCAAATGAAGCGGGAGTTTGAGGCCAACCGCTGCCCTCCCCCCCCTGACCCGAAGATTGACCATCTCCTGGATGATCTCAAAGGCGAGTTTAAACAGATTGACACCGCTGCCCAGATCAAGCAACAGGAAGCGATCTTGCGGGAACATCGGCAACGGGAATGGGAACGGCAACAACGCCGCAAAGCGATCGCTCAAAAAGCCGCCGCTTGGCTGAAAGACCTCGACCCCTATTCCGATGAAGGGCTGTGGTTTGAAGAATTTGCCTACAACTATCCATCCAAACAGGATGCTGCTATTGACTACCTCGAAGCCCTTTGGACTCAGCCTTAG
- a CDS encoding NAD(P)H-quinone oxidoreductase subunit N: MALLTTGKAFIKGLEQSGAVGIYAPLEGGYEGRYQRRLRAAGYQTLNLTARGLGDVAAYLMGIHGVRPPHLGKKTIGQGAMVGEIYYVPPIALTQLENLPPNSKGLVLWIIEGMVLSNQEREYLINLPRTEPRIKVVLELGGDRSFRWLPLQEAIAA, translated from the coding sequence ATGGCACTGTTGACAACGGGTAAAGCGTTTATCAAAGGCTTAGAGCAGTCCGGAGCCGTGGGGATTTATGCGCCCTTAGAAGGAGGCTACGAAGGTCGGTATCAGCGGCGACTCCGGGCGGCGGGGTATCAGACTTTGAACCTGACGGCTAGAGGCTTGGGGGATGTGGCGGCCTATCTGATGGGTATCCATGGGGTACGTCCGCCGCACTTGGGGAAGAAGACGATCGGCCAAGGGGCGATGGTGGGGGAAATCTACTATGTGCCGCCGATCGCTCTGACGCAGCTCGAAAATCTGCCGCCGAATTCCAAGGGCTTGGTGCTTTGGATTATTGAGGGAATGGTGTTGTCGAATCAGGAGCGCGAGTATTTGATCAATCTGCCGCGCACGGAACCGAGAATTAAGGTGGTGCTGGAGTTGGGGGGCGATCGCTCTTTCCGATGGTTGCCGCTCCAAGAGGCGATCGCAGCCTAG
- the rplC gene encoding 50S ribosomal protein L3, which yields MSVGILGTKLGMTQIFDRESGASIPVTVIQAGPCTITQIKQKQTDGYTAVQIGYQEVKEKALTKPELGHLSKANAAPLRHLKEYRLDDVSSFELGQALSADIFTPGQLVDVSGKTIGRGFAGYQKRHNFRRGPMSHGSKNHRLPGSTGPGTTPGRIFPGKKMAGQYGNTKVTIRKLQVVRVDTEKNLLLVRGAIPGKPGNVLSIVPANIVG from the coding sequence GTGTCTGTCGGTATCCTCGGCACCAAGCTAGGCATGACCCAGATTTTCGACCGAGAATCTGGCGCTTCGATTCCCGTTACCGTCATTCAAGCGGGACCATGCACTATTACTCAAATTAAACAAAAGCAAACGGACGGCTACACAGCAGTCCAGATTGGCTATCAGGAAGTTAAAGAAAAAGCCTTAACCAAGCCTGAACTCGGTCATCTCAGCAAAGCGAACGCTGCTCCCCTGCGTCACCTAAAAGAATATCGCCTCGACGATGTCAGCAGTTTTGAACTGGGTCAAGCCTTAAGCGCCGATATTTTTACCCCCGGTCAACTCGTTGATGTGTCGGGTAAAACCATTGGTCGCGGTTTTGCTGGGTATCAAAAACGGCATAACTTTAGACGCGGACCCATGTCCCACGGTTCCAAAAACCACCGTCTCCCAGGCTCCACGGGGCCCGGTACGACTCCCGGTCGGATTTTCCCAGGGAAGAAAATGGCAGGGCAATACGGCAACACGAAAGTGACCATTCGCAAATTGCAGGTTGTCCGCGTTGATACTGAAAAGAATCTGTTGCTCGTTCGCGGTGCGATTCCAGGAAAGCCCGGCAATGTGTTGAGCATCGTGCCTGCAAATATCGTCGGCTAG
- the rplD gene encoding 50S ribosomal protein L4 — protein MVNCVVKNWQGEAVGETTLDLPVAKEENAAHIVHRALVRQLANARQGTASTKTRAEVRGGGRKPWRQKGTGRARAGSIRSPLWRGGGVIFGPKPRDYSQKMNRKERRLALRTAFNSRIEDLVVVQDFAAELTSPKTKDLVTALARWDVTLEKRVLLITHEPHETLYLSGRNIANLTMILATNLNIHDLLTVSKIVATDAAIAKIQEVYCD, from the coding sequence ATGGTTAATTGTGTTGTAAAAAATTGGCAGGGTGAGGCGGTCGGCGAAACGACGTTAGATCTCCCTGTGGCCAAAGAAGAAAATGCGGCGCATATCGTTCACCGCGCTCTCGTGCGCCAACTGGCCAATGCGCGGCAGGGAACCGCATCCACGAAAACCCGTGCGGAAGTGCGCGGGGGTGGACGCAAGCCCTGGCGGCAAAAGGGAACGGGTCGGGCGCGTGCCGGGTCGATTCGCTCGCCGTTATGGCGTGGGGGTGGGGTCATTTTTGGGCCGAAGCCTCGCGACTATAGCCAAAAAATGAACCGCAAGGAACGCCGTTTGGCGTTGCGCACGGCGTTTAATAGCCGGATTGAGGATTTGGTGGTGGTGCAGGACTTCGCCGCAGAGTTAACCAGCCCGAAAACGAAGGATCTGGTGACGGCGTTGGCGCGTTGGGATGTGACCCTTGAGAAGCGGGTGTTACTGATTACCCACGAACCCCATGAAACGCTGTATCTGTCGGGGCGCAATATTGCCAACCTGACGATGATTTTGGCCACAAACCTCAATATTCACGATCTGTTGACGGTGAGCAAAATTGTGGCAACGGATGCGGCGATCGCCAAAATTCAGGAGGTGTATTGTGACTAA
- a CDS encoding 50S ribosomal protein L23, whose amino-acid sequence MTNYDPRQLADMILKPVVTEKATIMLEQNKYVFDVLPKATKPQIRAAIESLFDVTVTKVNTHLPPRRKKRVGKFIGYKAQYKRAIVTLAEGDEIVLFSDV is encoded by the coding sequence GTGACTAATTACGACCCCCGCCAACTGGCGGATATGATTTTAAAGCCGGTGGTCACGGAAAAAGCCACGATCATGCTTGAGCAAAACAAGTATGTGTTTGATGTGCTTCCGAAAGCGACCAAGCCACAAATCCGGGCCGCGATCGAGTCTCTCTTTGATGTCACGGTCACGAAGGTGAATACGCATCTGCCCCCCCGACGCAAAAAGCGGGTCGGTAAATTTATTGGGTATAAAGCGCAATATAAACGCGCGATCGTCACCCTAGCAGAAGGGGATGAAATTGTCCTCTTCTCCGATGTCTAA
- the rplB gene encoding 50S ribosomal protein L2: MGIRSFRPMTPGTREASVSDFADITKSKPEKSLTKYKHRKKGRNNRGVITSRRRGGGHKRLYRQIDFRRDKRNMPATVDAIEYDPNRNARIALVVYEDGEKRYILCPDGLKVGASIIAGPDSPFETGNALPLSNMPLGSEIHNIELLPGRGGQMVRSAGAAAQLVAKEGDYVTIKLPSKEVRMVRRECYATLGRVGNAEARNLSLGKAGRMRHLGRRPQVRGSAMNPVDHPHGGGEGRAPIGRSGPVTPWGKPALGRKTRKKNKPSDRFIIRRRNA, from the coding sequence ATGGGTATTCGTTCTTTCAGACCAATGACTCCGGGGACACGGGAAGCCAGCGTATCTGACTTCGCCGATATCACCAAGTCCAAACCGGAAAAATCTCTTACTAAATACAAGCACCGGAAGAAAGGCCGCAATAATCGCGGTGTGATCACCAGTCGGCGACGGGGGGGCGGTCATAAACGCCTGTACCGTCAGATCGATTTCCGACGCGATAAGCGCAATATGCCCGCGACCGTGGATGCGATCGAATACGATCCCAACCGCAATGCGCGGATTGCCCTTGTGGTTTATGAGGATGGCGAAAAACGCTATATTCTCTGCCCCGATGGCTTGAAAGTGGGCGCGAGCATTATTGCTGGGCCGGATTCTCCCTTTGAAACGGGGAATGCGTTGCCGCTCTCGAATATGCCCCTGGGGAGTGAGATTCATAATATTGAACTCTTGCCGGGTCGCGGTGGACAAATGGTGCGCTCCGCTGGAGCCGCCGCACAATTGGTGGCGAAGGAAGGGGATTATGTCACCATTAAACTCCCCTCAAAAGAAGTCCGCATGGTACGCCGCGAGTGCTATGCCACGTTGGGTCGAGTGGGCAATGCTGAGGCCCGGAACTTGAGCCTAGGGAAAGCGGGGCGGATGCGCCATTTAGGTCGTCGTCCCCAAGTGCGCGGGAGTGCAATGAACCCGGTGGATCACCCCCATGGTGGGGGTGAAGGGCGCGCGCCGATTGGTCGGAGTGGCCCGGTAACGCCTTGGGGTAAGCCTGCCTTGGGACGGAAGACGCGCAAGAAGAATAAGCCGAGCGATCGCTTCATCATCCGCCGTCGGAATGCCTAA
- the rpsS gene encoding 30S ribosomal protein S19, producing the protein MGRSLKKGPFVADSLLSKIEKLNAKNEKQVIKTWSRASTVLPQMVGHTIAVHNGRQHVPVYVNEQMVGHKLGEFAPTRTFRGHAKSDKKARR; encoded by the coding sequence ATGGGTCGTTCCTTAAAAAAAGGGCCATTCGTGGCCGATAGCCTGCTTTCCAAAATTGAAAAGCTCAACGCTAAAAATGAAAAACAGGTGATCAAAACCTGGTCACGTGCGTCCACGGTGTTGCCCCAAATGGTGGGTCATACCATCGCTGTCCATAACGGTCGTCAGCATGTGCCCGTCTATGTCAATGAACAGATGGTGGGCCACAAACTGGGCGAATTCGCGCCGACGCGGACGTTCCGGGGTCATGCCAAAAGTGACAAAAAAGCGAGACGCTAA
- the rplV gene encoding 50S ribosomal protein L22: MAVDTREEVKAIARYIRMSPNKVRRVLDQIRGRSYREALIILEFMPYRACGPILKVLRSAVANAEHNNGLDPSTLMVSSAYADQGPKLRRFRARAQGRAYQIQRPTCHITVAVAPALDDE; encoded by the coding sequence ATGGCAGTAGATACCAGAGAAGAAGTAAAAGCGATCGCCCGCTACATCCGGATGTCCCCCAACAAAGTCCGGCGCGTCCTCGACCAAATTCGAGGCCGCTCCTATCGTGAGGCATTAATCATCCTTGAATTCATGCCCTACCGCGCCTGCGGCCCGATCTTGAAAGTGCTACGGTCTGCCGTTGCCAATGCCGAACATAACAACGGTTTAGATCCCAGCACCTTAATGGTCAGCAGTGCCTATGCCGACCAAGGCCCCAAACTCAGACGCTTCCGGGCCCGCGCCCAAGGTCGAGCCTATCAAATCCAACGGCCAACGTGTCACATTACCGTTGCCGTTGCCCCCGCCCTAGACGACGAATAA
- the rpsC gene encoding 30S ribosomal protein S3 yields the protein MGQKVHPTGFRLGVIKEHRSRWFADRKRYPELLQEDHKIREHVQANLSNAGISDVRIERKADQIDLEIHTARPGVVVGRGGSGIEALRTGLQQLLGGTRQIRVNVIEVARVDADSVLIAEYIAQQLERRVSFRRVVRQAIQRAQRAEVQGIKIQVGGRLNGAEIARTEWTREGRVPLHTLRADIDYAYRTAKTIYGILGIKVWVFKGEIIPGQEELAAATPSQQPARRQRRNRQFEDRSE from the coding sequence GTGGGACAAAAAGTACATCCAACTGGCTTTCGCCTTGGCGTTATCAAAGAACACCGGTCTCGGTGGTTCGCTGACCGCAAGCGCTATCCAGAACTACTCCAAGAAGACCACAAAATTCGTGAACATGTCCAAGCGAATCTCAGCAATGCAGGGATTTCTGACGTGCGCATCGAACGCAAAGCCGATCAAATCGACCTCGAAATCCATACCGCCCGTCCGGGTGTTGTCGTGGGTCGTGGCGGTAGCGGCATTGAAGCCCTCCGCACTGGACTCCAGCAACTCCTCGGTGGCACCCGCCAAATTCGCGTCAATGTGATCGAAGTGGCCCGCGTTGATGCGGATTCGGTCTTGATTGCCGAATATATCGCCCAACAACTCGAACGTCGGGTTTCCTTCCGCCGGGTTGTGCGCCAAGCCATTCAACGGGCCCAACGGGCTGAGGTGCAAGGCATCAAAATCCAAGTGGGGGGTCGCCTCAACGGGGCAGAAATTGCGCGGACTGAATGGACGCGGGAAGGCCGTGTCCCTCTCCATACCCTCCGGGCTGATATTGACTACGCCTACCGCACGGCTAAAACCATTTACGGCATTCTGGGGATTAAGGTTTGGGTCTTCAAAGGCGAAATCATCCCAGGTCAAGAAGAATTGGCGGCAGCCACACCGAGCCAACAACCTGCGCGTCGTCAACGCCGTAACCGCCAGTTTGAAGACCGCTCGGAATAA
- the rplP gene encoding 50S ribosomal protein L16, translated as MLSPRRTKFRKQQRGRMKGLAKGGTTLNFGDFALQAIEPSWITSRQIEAARRAMTRYVRRGGKIWIRIFPDKPVTMRPAETRMGSGKGSPEFWVAVVKPGRIMFEMNGVSEEVAREAMRLASQKLPIKTKFITRKEVES; from the coding sequence ATGTTAAGTCCCAGAAGAACAAAATTCCGCAAACAACAACGCGGTCGGATGAAAGGGCTAGCGAAGGGCGGCACGACGCTGAATTTTGGCGATTTTGCCCTCCAAGCGATTGAACCGTCCTGGATTACCTCTCGCCAAATTGAGGCTGCTCGACGCGCCATGACTCGTTATGTGCGCCGGGGTGGCAAAATTTGGATTCGCATTTTCCCGGATAAGCCGGTGACGATGCGTCCGGCGGAAACCCGGATGGGTTCCGGGAAAGGGTCGCCTGAGTTTTGGGTGGCTGTGGTGAAGCCGGGTCGCATTATGTTTGAGATGAATGGTGTGTCTGAGGAAGTGGCACGAGAAGCGATGCGTCTGGCTTCTCAGAAGCTCCCGATTAAGACGAAGTTCATCACCCGTAAGGAGGTTGAAAGTTAA
- the rpmC gene encoding 50S ribosomal protein L29, protein MALPKVADARKLSDEELSTEIVSAKRKLFELRLQQATRRLETPHEFKHTRHWIAQLLTVERERQLTQSTPTTTAEE, encoded by the coding sequence ATGGCACTACCTAAGGTTGCAGATGCGCGCAAGCTCAGTGATGAGGAATTATCAACGGAGATTGTGAGCGCGAAACGAAAACTATTTGAGTTGCGGCTTCAACAGGCGACTCGTCGTCTTGAAACCCCCCATGAGTTCAAACACACGCGCCATTGGATCGCTCAGTTGCTCACCGTTGAACGGGAGCGGCAGTTAACTCAATCTACCCCAACTACTACAGCAGAGGAGTAA
- the rpsQ gene encoding 30S ribosomal protein S17, giving the protein MAVKERVGLVVSNKMDKTVVVAIENRAPHPKYGKIVVKTKKYKAHDEDNKCNEGDRVRIRESRPLSRTKRWTVTEVLEITNR; this is encoded by the coding sequence ATGGCGGTTAAAGAACGTGTGGGTTTGGTGGTCAGCAACAAGATGGATAAAACGGTTGTTGTTGCGATTGAAAACCGTGCCCCTCATCCGAAGTACGGCAAGATTGTCGTTAAAACGAAAAAGTATAAGGCCCACGACGAAGACAACAAGTGTAATGAGGGCGATCGCGTCCGGATTCGTGAGAGCCGCCCCCTCAGTCGTACCAAGCGTTGGACGGTCACTGAAGTTCTCGAAATCACGAATCGGTAA
- the rplN gene encoding 50S ribosomal protein L14: MIQQQTYLNVADNSGARKLMCLRVLGKGNSRYGGIGDRIIAVVKEAIPNQGVKKSDVVTAVIVRTKQSLRRDSGMSIRFDDNAAVIINNDGNPKGTRVFGPVARELRDRNYTKIVSLAPEVI, encoded by the coding sequence ATGATTCAACAACAAACCTATCTCAATGTTGCCGATAACAGCGGCGCTCGTAAGCTGATGTGTCTGCGAGTGTTGGGTAAAGGCAATAGCCGTTATGGCGGCATTGGCGATCGCATTATCGCCGTGGTCAAAGAAGCAATCCCGAACCAAGGGGTTAAAAAGTCCGATGTGGTCACGGCTGTCATTGTGCGAACCAAGCAATCCCTGCGTCGGGATAGCGGCATGAGCATTCGCTTTGATGACAATGCAGCGGTGATCATCAATAACGATGGGAATCCGAAAGGAACCCGCGTCTTTGGCCCGGTTGCCCGCGAATTGCGCGATCGCAACTACACCAAAATTGTCTCATTGGCACCGGAGGTCATCTAA
- the rplX gene encoding 50S ribosomal protein L24: MAKAKRNAPKTAQKMHVKAGDTVQVISGRDKGKVGEIIRSIPSDSKVVVKGVNIRTKHVKPQQEGESGRIETFEAPIHSSNVMLYSNKEQVASRISYTVNADGRKVRMLKKTGEIID, from the coding sequence ATGGCAAAAGCAAAGCGCAACGCACCCAAAACAGCCCAGAAAATGCACGTCAAAGCAGGAGACACCGTCCAAGTGATCTCCGGTCGTGACAAAGGCAAAGTCGGGGAAATCATCCGGTCAATCCCCTCCGACAGCAAAGTAGTGGTCAAAGGGGTCAACATTCGCACCAAACACGTCAAGCCCCAACAGGAAGGCGAATCCGGTCGAATTGAAACCTTTGAAGCCCCCATTCACAGCTCCAACGTCATGCTCTATTCCAATAAAGAGCAAGTGGCGAGCCGCATCAGCTACACCGTCAACGCTGACGGTCGCAAAGTGCGGATGCTCAAAAAAACCGGTGAAATCATCGATTAG